The Thermodesulfobacteriota bacterium genome has a segment encoding these proteins:
- the ftsW gene encoding putative lipid II flippase FtsW yields the protein MKTRGRFDFILLGAALILTGIGIVMVYSTSAILAGDRFGDPYYFLKRQALYAGAGCLAMILMWFIPHGFWRRMAYPIFFASVLLLVAVLIPGVGHKAGGAMRWLKIGGFTFQPSELAKMGLIIFLAYFLTKKEEKIKSFSFGFLPTVFLSGLVIGLLLLEPDFGAALFLALIVFLLLFLSGARVIYLLGGVLLVAPLLYLLLMNAEYRYKRLVSFLRPWEDPTGTSFQIIQSFLSFGSGGLFGLGLGEGRQKLFFLPAPHTDFIFSMIGEELGLVGALGVVLLFFLIMVRGVQIGLSVQDRFGSFLALGITLMISLQAIINMAVVLGLLPTKGLTLPFVSYGGTSLMANFIGLGILLRLSTQAERR from the coding sequence GTGAAGACGAGGGGAAGATTCGACTTTATCCTGCTGGGGGCGGCCCTGATCCTGACCGGGATCGGGATCGTGATGGTCTATAGCACCAGCGCCATCCTTGCCGGAGACCGATTCGGGGACCCCTACTACTTCTTGAAGAGGCAGGCCCTTTACGCCGGAGCGGGCTGCCTGGCGATGATTCTGATGTGGTTCATCCCTCACGGGTTCTGGAGGCGGATGGCCTACCCCATCTTCTTCGCCTCGGTCCTTCTCCTGGTAGCGGTTCTGATCCCGGGCGTGGGTCATAAGGCGGGAGGAGCGATGCGATGGCTGAAGATCGGGGGATTCACCTTCCAACCTTCGGAATTGGCGAAAATGGGCCTGATCATCTTTCTGGCCTACTTTCTCACGAAGAAGGAGGAAAAGATCAAAAGCTTCTCCTTCGGATTCCTTCCCACCGTCTTCCTCTCGGGTCTGGTGATCGGCCTCCTCTTGCTGGAGCCTGATTTCGGCGCGGCCCTCTTTCTGGCCCTCATCGTCTTTCTCCTCCTTTTCCTCAGCGGCGCACGCGTCATCTATCTCTTGGGAGGGGTGCTTCTGGTTGCGCCTCTCCTCTATCTCCTCCTGATGAACGCGGAGTACCGCTACAAGAGGCTTGTCAGCTTCCTCCGGCCCTGGGAGGACCCCACGGGGACGAGTTTTCAGATCATCCAATCCTTTCTCTCTTTCGGTTCGGGAGGCCTCTTCGGCCTGGGGTTGGGGGAGGGGAGGCAGAAGCTCTTCTTTCTCCCGGCGCCCCACACCGATTTCATCTTTTCCATGATCGGTGAGGAGCTCGGGCTCGTGGGGGCCTTGGGGGTGGTGCTCCTCTTCTTCCTCATCATGGTCCGTGGGGTCCAGATCGGGTTGTCGGTTCAGGATAGGTTCGGCTCTTTTCTGGCGCTGGGGATCACCCTGATGATCTCGCTCCAGGCGATCATCAATATGGCAGTGGTGCTCGGGCTGCTTCCCACAAAAGGGTTGACCCTCCCCTTCGTCAGTTACGGGGGGACCTCTCTGATGGCCAATTTTATCGGGTTGGGGATCCTCCTCCGTCTTTCAACCCAGGCGGAGAGGCGATGA
- the murG gene encoding undecaprenyldiphospho-muramoylpentapeptide beta-N-acetylglucosaminyltransferase yields MKWVIAGGGTGGHLFPGIAVAEAFLEREEENEVLFIGTERGLEAKVLSDGRFPLKMIRAMPLMGRPILGKARALWAMPRSIGEAMRLLKEFQPHLVLGVGGYASGPAILGAALLGVKRAIHEQNVVPGLTNRMLKWFSQRIFISFEETRPYFPAKRTVVTGNPIRREILRCAGLRERGDRFTLLIFGGSSGAHRINMAVVEALPGLQEMRSAWRFIHQTGKDDLEVVSKAYREGGFEAEVVPFIERMEHYYPKADLVICRSGASTVAELAVCGKASILVPYPYAAHRHQLINAQKLADRGAARLILDRELSGPVLSEAIRDLYLHPEKREGMEQAARTFARPGAAEEIVDQGYALVRR; encoded by the coding sequence ATGAAATGGGTCATCGCAGGAGGAGGGACAGGAGGCCATCTCTTTCCCGGCATCGCCGTTGCCGAGGCCTTTTTGGAGAGAGAGGAGGAGAACGAGGTTCTCTTCATCGGCACCGAAAGAGGCCTTGAGGCGAAAGTGTTATCCGATGGAAGGTTCCCTTTAAAGATGATCCGGGCGATGCCCCTCATGGGAAGGCCGATCCTCGGCAAGGCGAGGGCCCTTTGGGCCATGCCGAGGTCGATCGGGGAGGCGATGAGGCTGTTGAAGGAGTTTCAACCCCATCTGGTGTTGGGGGTGGGGGGCTACGCCTCGGGCCCTGCCATCTTAGGGGCCGCCCTCCTCGGGGTGAAGCGGGCCATTCACGAACAGAACGTCGTTCCCGGGTTGACGAACCGGATGCTGAAGTGGTTCAGCCAACGGATTTTCATCTCCTTCGAAGAGACGAGGCCTTATTTTCCGGCGAAGCGGACCGTGGTCACGGGAAACCCGATCCGAAGAGAGATCCTCCGCTGTGCCGGCCTGCGGGAGAGAGGAGATCGGTTTACCCTCCTCATCTTCGGGGGGAGCTCCGGGGCCCACCGGATCAACATGGCCGTGGTCGAGGCCCTGCCCGGGCTTCAGGAGATGAGGTCGGCATGGCGATTTATCCACCAGACCGGGAAGGACGATCTGGAGGTCGTCTCGAAGGCCTACAGGGAAGGAGGGTTCGAGGCAGAAGTGGTCCCTTTTATCGAGCGGATGGAGCACTACTATCCCAAGGCCGATCTGGTGATCTGTCGTTCCGGGGCGAGCACCGTGGCGGAGCTTGCGGTTTGCGGAAAGGCCTCCATTTTGGTTCCCTATCCCTATGCGGCCCATCGCCATCAGTTGATCAATGCCCAGAAGCTGGCCGATCGGGGGGCAGCCAGGCTGATCCTGGACCGAGAGCTCAGCGGGCCAGTGCTCTCCGAGGCGATCCGTGACCTCTACCTCCATCCGGAAAAGAGGGAGGGGATGGAGCAGGCCGCCCGGACCTTTGCTCGACCCGGGGCGGCTGAGGAGATCGTGGATCAAGGTTATGCGTTGGTCAGGCGTTAA
- the murC gene encoding UDP-N-acetylmuramate--L-alanine ligase: MYRKVKVRNIHFVGIGGIGMSGIAEVLLNLGYRISGSDLRETEVTRRLQALGCEIHYGHQRENVKEADVVVVSSAIRPNNPEVEAAEERLIPVIPRAEMLAELMRMKVGIAIAGTHGKTTTTSLIATILGAAGLDPTVVIGGRLNSIGSNARLGQGDFLVAEADESDGSFLKLLPTIAVVTNIDPEHLDYYHHIEEIKEAFLQFLHKIPFFGLAVLCLDHPHVQSLLPKVKKRFTTYGLTTQADFQAEEIDYEGLSTTFKVRHLRREIGRLELRMPGLHNVYNALAALATAFELDIPFDVVQDSLREFSGVQRRFQIKADLQGVLVVDDYGHHPVEIMATLKAAKTGWRRRVVAVFQPHRYTRTQALLKEFFTAFNDADVLILTEIYPAGEEPIEGVEAKVLFEGIREYGHKDVTYLPDKKGIVDHLLGIIAPGDMVITLGAGDIYQVADELVKRLGGGGKAGVGSISW, from the coding sequence ATGTATCGGAAGGTCAAGGTCAGAAACATCCACTTCGTCGGGATCGGTGGGATCGGCATGAGCGGGATTGCCGAGGTGCTGCTCAACCTGGGTTATCGGATCAGCGGATCGGACCTGAGGGAGACCGAGGTGACCCGGAGGCTTCAGGCCCTCGGATGCGAGATCCATTACGGCCATCAGAGGGAGAATGTGAAGGAGGCCGATGTGGTGGTCGTCTCTTCGGCCATTCGACCCAACAACCCCGAGGTGGAAGCCGCAGAGGAGAGGCTCATCCCGGTCATCCCCAGGGCGGAGATGCTGGCCGAACTGATGCGCATGAAGGTGGGCATCGCCATTGCTGGCACCCATGGAAAGACGACGACCACCTCTCTCATCGCAACCATCTTGGGCGCCGCGGGACTGGATCCCACCGTGGTGATCGGGGGAAGGCTCAACAGCATCGGGAGCAATGCGAGGTTGGGGCAGGGCGATTTTTTGGTGGCCGAGGCCGACGAGAGCGACGGATCGTTCCTGAAGCTGTTGCCCACCATCGCGGTGGTGACGAACATCGATCCGGAGCATCTCGACTACTACCATCATATCGAGGAGATCAAAGAGGCCTTCCTCCAGTTTCTGCACAAGATCCCCTTCTTCGGTTTGGCGGTGCTCTGCCTCGATCACCCCCATGTGCAGAGCCTCCTGCCCAAGGTCAAGAAGCGGTTCACCACCTATGGATTGACCACCCAGGCCGATTTTCAGGCCGAGGAGATCGACTACGAAGGGCTTTCCACCACCTTCAAGGTCCGCCACCTCCGGAGGGAGATCGGTCGATTGGAGCTTCGGATGCCAGGCCTCCATAACGTCTATAATGCGCTGGCTGCCCTGGCCACGGCCTTCGAACTCGATATCCCTTTTGACGTCGTCCAGGACTCCCTGAGAGAGTTCAGCGGCGTCCAGAGGAGATTTCAGATCAAGGCAGACCTCCAGGGGGTCCTCGTCGTGGACGACTATGGCCATCATCCCGTGGAGATCATGGCAACCTTGAAGGCGGCCAAGACGGGGTGGAGGAGGCGGGTCGTGGCCGTTTTTCAACCCCACCGTTATACCCGGACGCAGGCCCTCCTGAAGGAGTTTTTCACCGCCTTTAACGACGCCGATGTGCTTATCCTGACCGAGATCTATCCAGCGGGCGAGGAGCCGATCGAGGGGGTGGAGGCAAAGGTCCTCTTCGAGGGGATCAGGGAATACGGCCACAAGGATGTGACCTATCTGCCCGATAAGAAGGGGATCGTGGATCACCTGCTGGGGATCATCGCCCCCGGGGACATGGTCATCACCTTGGGGGCTGGCGATATCTATCAGGTGGCCGATGAGCTGGTGAAGCGCCTGGGAGGGGGCGGTAAGGCGGGGGTGGGCTCCATCTCATGGTGA
- the murB gene encoding UDP-N-acetylmuramate dehydrogenase, with protein sequence MGLIEGEVIFDAPMKRYTSLKVGGPADCLLFPKDLDELRKVVLHAKEKEIPLFVLGNGTNLLVLDGGIRGWVVTLRKGLRRIRKEGAYVEAEAGCGLQELVRFSFRHGLTGFEPFFGIPGTVGGGLAMNAGAWGEEMGDVVRSVSFMDEAGEVVERPRTELRFAYRRLDFPSTWIILKSSFHLEKGDKQKIHDRMTSFYERRKRTQPLDYPSAGSIFKNPEEGPAGKWIEESGLKGFRIGEAMVSEKHANFIINLGRAKAEEVLRLIEEIERRVYEEKGIRLKREVKVVGEASWS encoded by the coding sequence GTGGGATTGATCGAAGGAGAGGTGATCTTCGACGCGCCGATGAAACGCTATACCTCCCTCAAGGTGGGAGGGCCTGCGGATTGCTTGCTCTTTCCCAAGGATCTCGATGAATTGAGGAAGGTGGTTCTTCACGCCAAGGAGAAAGAGATCCCCCTTTTCGTTTTGGGCAACGGGACCAACCTCCTCGTCCTCGACGGAGGCATTCGAGGCTGGGTCGTCACCCTGAGGAAAGGGTTGAGGAGAATCCGGAAGGAAGGGGCCTACGTCGAGGCCGAGGCAGGCTGCGGACTCCAGGAACTGGTCCGGTTTTCCTTTCGCCACGGGTTGACGGGGTTTGAACCCTTTTTTGGAATTCCCGGGACCGTGGGAGGGGGGTTGGCGATGAATGCGGGCGCTTGGGGAGAGGAGATGGGAGACGTGGTCCGTTCCGTCTCCTTTATGGACGAAGCGGGCGAGGTCGTCGAGCGGCCTCGAACCGAACTCCGTTTCGCATACCGGCGTTTGGACTTCCCATCGACCTGGATCATCCTCAAAAGCTCCTTCCATTTGGAAAAAGGGGACAAGCAGAAAATCCATGATCGGATGACCTCTTTTTACGAGAGGCGAAAGAGGACCCAACCCCTCGACTATCCGAGCGCGGGGTCGATCTTCAAAAACCCCGAAGAGGGACCCGCGGGAAAGTGGATCGAGGAATCGGGGTTGAAGGGTTTCCGGATCGGCGAGGCGATGGTCTCCGAGAAACATGCCAATTTCATCATCAATTTGGGAAGGGCGAAGGCGGAGGAAGTGCTTCGGCTCATCGAGGAGATTGAAAGAAGAGTATACGAAGAGAAGGGCATCCGGCTCAAGAGGGAAGTGAAGGTGGTGGGTGAGGCATCATGGTCGTGA
- a CDS encoding D-alanine--D-alanine ligase: protein MVVNEESPKRGNGPRTKEPSLKSKKIGVLFGGLSREREISLRTGKAIQKALAERGYQVCCIDVGRDIAERLTKARIEVAFIALHGRYGEDGTIQGLLELMGIPYTGSGVLASALCLHKVMAKKILIQENLPTPPFHSLKREEIERGGMKGLLLSLPLVVKPAREGSTIGVSIVRKEEDLQGAVREALKYDDEILIEAFVKGKEITVGILNELPLPIIEIVPKSGFYDFHSKYTKGETEYLIPARIGREKYLYAQEISLKAFQALGCSDVARVDLMTDEEGNPFIIDVNTMPGMTETSLLPKAAEYVGISFGELAERILLGAALKMGR, encoded by the coding sequence ATGGTCGTGAATGAGGAGAGCCCTAAGAGGGGGAACGGTCCTCGGACGAAGGAGCCCTCCCTCAAGTCCAAGAAGATCGGTGTCCTTTTCGGAGGGCTTTCTCGAGAGCGGGAGATTTCGCTCCGGACGGGAAAGGCGATCCAGAAGGCCCTTGCAGAACGGGGCTATCAGGTCTGCTGCATCGATGTGGGCCGGGATATCGCTGAACGGTTGACCAAGGCGAGGATCGAGGTGGCCTTCATCGCTCTCCATGGACGATACGGAGAGGACGGGACGATCCAGGGATTGTTGGAACTGATGGGGATCCCCTATACCGGATCGGGGGTGCTGGCCAGCGCCCTCTGCCTCCACAAGGTCATGGCCAAGAAGATCCTGATCCAGGAGAACCTTCCGACCCCACCCTTCCACAGCCTAAAACGAGAGGAGATCGAGAGGGGAGGGATGAAAGGGCTCCTCCTCTCCCTCCCCCTCGTGGTGAAACCGGCGAGGGAAGGCTCCACGATAGGCGTCTCCATCGTTCGAAAGGAGGAGGACCTTCAGGGGGCGGTGAGGGAGGCCCTGAAATACGACGACGAAATCCTGATCGAGGCCTTTGTGAAGGGGAAGGAGATCACGGTGGGCATTCTCAATGAGCTTCCCCTTCCCATCATCGAGATCGTTCCCAAGAGCGGTTTCTACGACTTCCATTCGAAATATACCAAAGGAGAGACCGAATACCTCATTCCGGCCCGGATCGGCAGGGAGAAATACCTCTACGCCCAGGAGATCAGCCTGAAGGCCTTTCAAGCCCTCGGTTGTTCTGACGTGGCGAGGGTCGACCTCATGACAGACGAGGAAGGCAATCCTTTCATCATCGATGTGAACACGATGCCGGGGATGACCGAAACGAGTCTCCTGCCGAAAGCAGCGGAGTATGTGGGCATCTCCTTCGGTGAACTGGCGGAGCGGATTCTCCTGGGGGCGGCATTGAAGATGGGGCGATGA
- a CDS encoding FtsQ-type POTRA domain-containing protein has protein sequence MDGEQFYRPEANKRGTDPIGERFLRILKKTLHFTLLLLGVHALFFAGYQTYAYLMKDSWFRVRAVEVRGCRTISEQTVVSLARLEGNANLFRLRLKEMAQRIEAHPWVEGVRVKKIFPDRLSIDIEERRPVAILQLEEPYYIDAKGVIFSRASDRDQYDYPFLTGLNRQDLEKEPDRSKFLIAKALDCLMAVDRVKALPFGKISEVRMEKDLGISCVTAVEGVEVRVGWDHYEEKLRRGALIWEDLKQRGIGARAIDCRDLRRMVAKKVTQPSR, from the coding sequence TTGGACGGAGAGCAGTTTTATCGACCCGAGGCGAACAAGAGAGGTACTGACCCGATAGGGGAGAGGTTTCTTCGGATCCTCAAGAAGACCCTCCATTTCACCCTCCTCCTCCTGGGTGTCCACGCCCTCTTCTTCGCAGGATACCAGACCTATGCCTACCTCATGAAGGATTCCTGGTTCCGGGTGAGGGCGGTGGAGGTCCGCGGGTGCCGCACCATTTCCGAGCAGACCGTGGTCTCGCTGGCGCGGCTCGAAGGCAATGCCAATCTTTTCAGGCTCCGCCTGAAGGAGATGGCCCAGAGGATCGAAGCCCATCCCTGGGTCGAAGGGGTCCGGGTGAAAAAGATCTTTCCCGACCGGCTCTCCATCGATATCGAGGAGAGGAGGCCCGTGGCGATCCTCCAATTGGAAGAGCCCTATTACATCGACGCCAAAGGGGTGATCTTTTCGAGGGCGAGCGATCGGGACCAATACGATTATCCTTTCCTCACCGGATTGAATCGCCAGGACCTGGAAAAGGAACCCGACCGGTCCAAGTTCCTGATCGCCAAGGCCCTCGATTGCCTGATGGCCGTGGATCGGGTCAAGGCGCTTCCCTTCGGGAAGATCTCCGAAGTCCGGATGGAGAAAGATTTGGGGATCTCCTGTGTTACGGCGGTCGAGGGAGTGGAGGTGAGGGTGGGATGGGATCATTACGAGGAGAAGCTGAGGAGGGGGGCTCTCATCTGGGAAGACCTGAAGCAAAGGGGGATCGGCGCCAGGGCCATCGACTGCAGGGATCTGAGGCGCATGGTGGCCAAGAAGGTGACCCAGCCATCCCGATAG
- the ftsA gene encoding cell division protein FtsA, whose translation MGKGDSLVVGLDIGTTKICTVVGEVKDGQVDIIGLGTHPSKGLRKGVVVNIESTVQSIKKAVEEAELMADCHITSVYAGIAGGHIKGINSHGVIAVKSREITEKDRQRVIDAASAVALPMDREIIHVIPQEFIVDDQDGIKDPVGMSGVRLEGRVHIVTGAITSAQNIVKCANRAGLHVDDIVLEQLGASEAVLTPEEKELGAALVDIGGGTTDLTVFVNGSIKHTAVFAMAGSHITNDISIGLRTPAEEAEKIKIRYGCALASMVRKDETIKVPSVGGREPRVLSRQTLAEIIEPRVEEILTLVRDEVVKMGFANLLASGVIVTGGSAILEGLPELAEQIFNLPVRRGTPIGIGGLVDLVNSPIYATGVGLVLYGSRHRSQGRFKVGEENLFGKVTRRMKEWVREFF comes from the coding sequence ATGGGCAAGGGCGACTCCCTGGTCGTCGGATTGGATATCGGGACCACGAAGATCTGCACGGTGGTGGGGGAGGTGAAGGATGGGCAGGTCGACATCATCGGCCTCGGGACCCATCCTTCCAAGGGATTGCGGAAGGGCGTGGTGGTCAATATCGAGAGTACGGTCCAATCGATCAAGAAAGCGGTGGAAGAGGCCGAATTGATGGCGGACTGCCATATCACCTCGGTCTATGCCGGCATTGCTGGAGGACACATCAAGGGGATCAACAGCCATGGTGTGATCGCGGTCAAAAGCCGGGAGATCACCGAGAAGGACAGGCAGCGAGTCATCGATGCCGCAAGTGCCGTGGCCCTTCCCATGGATCGGGAGATCATCCACGTCATCCCCCAGGAATTCATCGTGGACGACCAGGATGGGATCAAGGACCCGGTGGGGATGTCCGGGGTGAGACTGGAAGGGAGGGTCCACATCGTCACCGGCGCCATCACCTCTGCTCAGAATATTGTGAAATGCGCCAATCGGGCAGGGCTCCATGTCGACGACATCGTCCTGGAACAGCTGGGCGCGAGCGAGGCCGTTCTCACGCCGGAGGAGAAGGAGCTGGGAGCGGCCCTCGTGGACATCGGGGGAGGCACGACCGACCTGACGGTCTTTGTCAACGGGTCGATCAAACATACCGCGGTCTTTGCCATGGCAGGTAGCCACATCACCAACGATATCTCCATCGGGCTTCGGACGCCAGCGGAAGAGGCGGAAAAGATTAAGATCCGATACGGCTGTGCCCTCGCCTCCATGGTCCGCAAAGACGAGACCATTAAGGTGCCCAGCGTGGGGGGACGGGAACCGCGGGTCCTTTCCAGGCAGACCCTTGCAGAGATCATCGAGCCGAGGGTGGAGGAGATCCTCACGCTGGTGCGGGACGAGGTGGTGAAGATGGGCTTTGCCAATCTCCTCGCCTCGGGCGTGATCGTTACCGGAGGCAGCGCCATTCTCGAGGGCCTTCCCGAATTGGCCGAGCAGATTTTCAACCTTCCTGTGCGGAGGGGCACGCCGATCGGCATCGGGGGCCTGGTCGACCTGGTCAACAGTCCCATCTATGCGACCGGCGTAGGGCTTGTCCTCTACGGCAGTCGACACCGGAGCCAGGGCCGATTTAAGGTGGGCGAGGAAAATCTCTTCGGGAAAGTGACCCGGAGGATGAAAGAGTGGGTGAGGGAATTCTTTTGA
- the ftsZ gene encoding cell division protein FtsZ produces MIEFDENQNMTAKVKIIGVGGGGNNALNTMIASHLTGVEFIAANTDAQALAANLSPIKIQLGANLTKGLGAGANPEIGRKAALEDVDRIREILKGADMVFITAGLGGGTGTGGAPVIAEVAREVGALTVAIVTKPFHFEGKKRMKQAEEGLANLKMTADALITIPNQRLLSISGKNMTLLEAFKKADEILYHAAKGISDIIVGHGIINLDFADVRSVMSETGLAMMGTGIASGENRALEAAQKAISSPLLEDISIEGARGLLINITGGENMTLSEINEATSLIQKEAHEDANIIWGMVIDPTMHEEIRITVIATGFGKPVERKVDKPVLPGARRFQHLPGFKDRGKEIPPFTISVKEANREIPTFLRRLKANERYDELQLDASFEGRLEDEDRIDIPTFLRKQAD; encoded by the coding sequence ATGATCGAATTTGACGAGAACCAGAACATGACCGCCAAGGTCAAGATCATCGGGGTCGGGGGAGGGGGCAACAATGCATTGAACACCATGATCGCGAGCCATCTGACCGGTGTCGAATTCATCGCAGCCAACACCGACGCCCAAGCCCTGGCCGCCAATCTCTCTCCGATCAAGATCCAGCTGGGGGCCAATTTGACCAAAGGTCTCGGGGCGGGGGCCAATCCCGAGATTGGGAGAAAAGCGGCTCTGGAAGATGTGGATCGGATCCGCGAGATCCTTAAAGGGGCCGACATGGTCTTCATCACCGCGGGGCTGGGAGGGGGGACGGGCACCGGAGGGGCGCCTGTCATCGCAGAGGTCGCCCGGGAGGTCGGGGCCCTCACGGTCGCCATCGTGACCAAGCCCTTCCATTTCGAAGGAAAGAAGAGGATGAAACAGGCCGAGGAGGGGCTGGCCAACTTGAAGATGACGGCCGATGCCCTCATCACCATCCCCAACCAACGACTCCTCAGCATCAGCGGTAAGAACATGACCTTGCTGGAAGCCTTTAAGAAGGCGGACGAGATCCTCTACCATGCCGCCAAGGGGATCTCCGACATCATCGTGGGACACGGGATCATCAATCTCGATTTCGCCGACGTTCGATCGGTCATGTCCGAGACGGGCCTGGCGATGATGGGGACGGGCATCGCCTCAGGCGAAAACCGGGCGCTGGAGGCTGCCCAGAAGGCGATCTCGAGCCCCCTCTTGGAAGACATCTCCATCGAGGGTGCAAGGGGCTTGCTCATCAACATCACCGGCGGGGAGAACATGACCTTGAGCGAGATCAACGAGGCGACGAGCCTCATCCAGAAGGAGGCCCATGAGGATGCCAACATCATCTGGGGCATGGTGATCGATCCCACGATGCACGAGGAGATCCGGATCACGGTCATCGCCACCGGCTTCGGAAAGCCCGTGGAGCGAAAGGTCGATAAACCGGTCCTCCCAGGGGCCCGGAGGTTTCAACACCTTCCCGGATTTAAGGACAGGGGAAAGGAGATCCCCCCGTTCACGATCAGCGTGAAGGAGGCGAACCGGGAAATCCCGACTTTCCTCAGGAGGTTGAAGGCCAACGAGCGATACGATGAATTGCAGCTGGATGCCTCCTTTGAGGGGCGCCTCGAGGATGAGGACCGGATCGACATCCCCACCTTTTTGAGAAAACAGGCGGATTGA
- a CDS encoding radical SAM protein has translation MVSWKLIQKAKALLEKERGTVRKSWGGRLTVCLLYPNLYHAGMSNLGFQTIYQRLNARDDVVCERAFLPEPEDLMEYQRTRTPLFSLESQRPLTDFDLLAFSISFENDFLHVLTLLALAHLSPRRSERTERDPLVMGGGVAVFLNPEPLADFFDLFVLGEAEEVLEELLQILRASSSKQEVLKQASRIEGVYVPQFYHVSYGQEGKIEAVVPEEGLPKKIKRRWVATLDHFPTQSNLYTTETELRGMALIEVNRGCPRGCRFCAASFVYFPFRNRSLSLLRSVAGSVLSQESRIGLTGTAVSDYPDLVALCENILSLQGNLAMASLRVDAITPALLDCLKKGGIQSVALAPEAGTERLRRVLNKGYRDEEILRAVGMLWENGFSQIKNYFLIGLPSETDEEVRAILGLMNKARHQVALRRGAEKKSLKLILSVNVFVPKPATPFQWVPMERVSTLKRRLKILRNGVRGDKGVELIHDLPKWAYLQALLSRGDRRVGQILMEAHRWQGDWDRALKGVSLNPDFFIYRRRDLDEIFPWDFIDHGIPKEVLKEEYLKAMEEAGVTMSKEELSSSGERPEGV, from the coding sequence ATGGTATCCTGGAAACTGATTCAGAAGGCGAAGGCCTTGCTCGAGAAGGAAAGGGGCACGGTTCGTAAATCGTGGGGGGGACGCCTCACCGTCTGCCTCCTCTATCCGAACCTCTATCATGCGGGGATGTCCAACCTTGGATTTCAGACGATCTACCAGAGGCTGAATGCCCGCGACGACGTGGTCTGCGAGAGGGCCTTTCTACCCGAACCCGAGGACCTGATGGAGTATCAGAGGACACGGACTCCCCTCTTTTCCCTCGAATCCCAGAGACCGCTGACCGACTTCGACCTCCTGGCCTTCTCCATCTCCTTCGAAAATGATTTTCTTCATGTCCTCACCCTCCTGGCCTTGGCCCACCTTTCGCCGAGGCGCTCCGAACGGACCGAAAGAGATCCCTTGGTGATGGGGGGTGGGGTGGCCGTTTTTCTTAACCCCGAGCCCCTGGCTGACTTCTTCGATCTCTTCGTCCTGGGAGAGGCCGAGGAGGTTCTGGAGGAACTCCTGCAGATCCTTAGGGCTTCGTCCTCCAAACAGGAGGTATTGAAACAAGCCTCGAGGATCGAAGGGGTCTACGTCCCCCAATTCTATCACGTAAGCTATGGCCAAGAGGGGAAGATCGAGGCGGTGGTGCCCGAAGAGGGTCTCCCGAAGAAGATCAAACGGCGATGGGTGGCCACGCTCGATCACTTTCCGACCCAATCCAACCTCTACACGACCGAAACGGAGTTGAGGGGGATGGCCTTGATCGAGGTCAACCGAGGCTGTCCGAGAGGGTGTCGGTTCTGCGCCGCCTCCTTCGTCTATTTCCCCTTCAGGAACCGAAGCCTCTCCTTGCTCCGGTCCGTTGCGGGTTCCGTTCTGTCTCAGGAGTCAAGGATAGGATTGACGGGCACCGCCGTCTCAGACTACCCCGACCTCGTTGCCCTCTGCGAAAACATCCTAAGCCTTCAGGGAAACCTGGCGATGGCTTCCTTGAGGGTGGATGCGATCACCCCTGCGCTCCTCGATTGTCTGAAAAAGGGGGGGATCCAATCCGTCGCCCTTGCCCCGGAGGCCGGGACCGAGCGATTGAGGAGGGTTTTGAACAAGGGGTACCGAGACGAAGAAATTCTAAGGGCGGTCGGGATGCTCTGGGAGAACGGTTTTTCCCAGATCAAGAACTACTTCCTCATCGGGTTGCCCTCCGAAACGGACGAGGAGGTCAGGGCGATCCTCGGCCTTATGAATAAGGCGAGACATCAGGTCGCACTCCGAAGGGGCGCTGAGAAGAAATCTTTGAAATTGATCCTGAGCGTCAATGTCTTTGTCCCCAAACCCGCCACTCCCTTCCAGTGGGTTCCGATGGAGCGGGTGTCGACCTTGAAACGGAGGCTCAAGATTTTGCGCAACGGGGTGAGGGGAGACAAGGGGGTCGAGTTGATTCACGACCTTCCTAAATGGGCCTATCTCCAAGCCCTCCTCTCAAGGGGAGACCGGAGGGTGGGACAGATATTGATGGAGGCCCATCGTTGGCAAGGAGACTGGGATCGGGCCCTGAAAGGGGTGAGCCTCAATCCGGACTTCTTCATCTACCGGAGGAGGGATCTGGACGAGATCTTTCCCTGGGATTTCATCGATCACGGCATCCCTAAGGAAGTGTTGAAGGAGGAATACCTGAAGGCGATGGAGGAGGCCGGGGTAACGATGTCAAAAGAGGAGCTTTCCTCGTCGGGGGAAAGGCCCGAGGGAGTTTGA